attttaaatagttaaaagctaaaactattaaaaaactCTTAAAATCTCTTGCCAGATGTGCTCTTTATTGTACTTGTTAGATGTTTAAGTTATTGCTAATCTCTTAGTAAGGAGGCTCCTGGGACCTGAGTGAGTTTTTCCCTACAGAAATTCTGGGTGTTGGGGATTTCTCATCGAAGAGTTTACATTGGGGATCTATTAAGCGAGGACTTTTTTAGCACGGGTTCGATTACGACAACATATATTAAACTTGCCGATAAAGTAATTaccatctttcaaaaaaaaagtataattaaataagtaGATATGGAAAGAATATAAATTCATTTATAATTAAACCGGGTCAACCGTGGACGTCTCCTAGCTTCCAGTGGccaacaaataaatatatttgtggATTGCATGTCCTACAAATATACAtccttttatctttcttttgcaACAATGCATgcatattaaaaacaaaaagaattaaatgttataatgatataatcataaaaatacgAAGACTTTGATAACCACAAAATTATGTGCTTTATTAATTTAAGTTAATGTAAACATATTTAATTCATGACTATATGAATAAATAGACAtgttcacatgtaaattaattaacacGTACTAAAATAGCACGGAAAGAGTATATTATGTTTAATACATAACTAATGTTGTTATATATTGGCTAATTATTAGCTCGATCATTTTTTGTGATGAATCCTTAAAAATATTTCTTGgtctatctatattatttttttatgttcatGTTTAATAGTATATAGTTTTACAACATGTAATTAGCATAAATAAAATCACATGCTTTATGCCAAACGAAAACCTTTTTAAGGTAAGTattaattgttaattttttttttaacgttcgtgTCAGGGGACAGCTAACCGTTACATCTAATTGGGCAGACAGtcactagcgaccgatccacgaagtcagAGAACCACAGGGGAGGGAAAACCATACCAATTTAGCCGCTATAGAAGGCACGACACTAAATTGGGATAAAACCTTGCTTGCTCGGATTCGAACCTTGGTCTCCCAAGACCTAAACTTTATTGCAAGACGGGGATGTCCACTGCGCTCGATTCAAGGCAGAGACAAGTattaattgttaattattagtttttcttagattagtaattgtaatctcATTAAAGGCGAACCCAATGAACAGTGTCACGTGCCACGTGGCGTTGTTCTATTGGTCACCTGTACCCCGCGTTTTTTCccggattttgccatatcggatttcgttaaggttatttttctttcggttctTCTTGGTTTCTTACAttgttttttttgcttttgtgttttctttctattggtccacctattcCTCGTGTTTTTTCgaattttgccatatcggatcccgttaaggttatttttctttcggtttttgttggtttattacatagtttttttgcttttgtgttttctttctattggttcatcgtataccccacatcactatttagattttgtcattttggaCCCCGTTTGGGGGTTTTTTTTGGTGTTCATCATacttttttggcttttgtgttctcaattaatatattggaaacttttactcaacattttatttttcctttgttatttctattttcgttaaggttatttacTTTCAGTTTTACTTGGttttttgataactttttttttcttttatgatctcttttattggttcatcatataccccgcatcactatttagattctgacattacaGATCTcgttttgagttttttctttcgttttttttttgcatggtTATCGATAGTAACCAttcttattaaaacttgacacgtggCATTGGTTATAAAGTGACGCATCGCACGTTTCTTATAGTTTGGATGttgccacattgcatcctgttcggattttgtcacttttttttatatatttttttagttttgtttttccctTTCGGATTTTTACCTTATTGTGACACACCCCGACCACTACTTGCAATTTGCTATATCGCATCCGCTTGAATTCTGAATTaacatattgatatttttgtcatatcacatcccgttcgattttctactacgggttacgttttggtttcttgcatatttttaaacaaacatattaatgacaaaattatttttaattaagcggTCGAAAGTTCATGGCATATTACTAAAATAACGAACTATTTCAACAAGGCAATTGAGAACCCGCGACGCAAGGTACAAAATTCTAGTTAAATACAAATGTCTAAACTTTAATCGATCCAGACTTTCAAGAGAAGCAAATTCCCATCTCCTGACAAATTAATGATACCTAAATACTTTTACTAAACTGTACATGTACGCGCGGAAAGCTAAATTAAAACATACATCATATATTGATCGATCGTTTGGGAAGTATGTGTTTCAGATTGATCCGTTTACTTTTGCATGAAGAAAGTGACGACGAGGGGTATAAGTGTCATTACACACCAAGACTTTGGTCAATTGgtatataacaattaacaaTATAGAAATGTATAAAAAGGGGGCTTGTCTTTTAGGACAAGTACTTAAGAGGAAAGAGCCCCCCCTTCCTCAAACCTCAAAATCAAAGCAACCTGTCAAAAACTTCTCATTGCCCTTCATTTTCTAACAAGCCAAGTAAAGAATTCCCACTGCTAAAACCACATATCAAATATacattcatacatatatacatatacggaTATATACCCTCACAACCCCACCATCATCTTCCTCCTTCCTCCCTTATATCTCTCTCTAAATCTTCCTTTCTCTTTTTAAAACTACATATATGGAACTTTCTCTTGGAAGATCATTCATTGTGCAATGTTTTCTTGGAATCATTTTATCTCTATCAGGTTtacttcttttatttaattttcattaaattgataAGTTTtcgataaaataaattaaaaacatgaatGTCATGTTTGTAACAGCTCAAGCCACCGTATCAGATATTGTCCGCTTTGACCTCTGCCTCACGGTTTTTTTGATATGTTGTTATATATACAGGATTTGGAATTGTTGAATCACTAGGAATAAACTACGGTCAAGTAGGCAACAATTTGCCACCACCAGATAAAGTTGTAGAGCTATTGAAGTCATTAAGAGTCACAAAAACCCGAATCTACGATACAAATCCTGAAATCTTGAACGCATTTTCGGGTTCAGGGGTTGAACTAATCGTGACAGTGGAAAACGAAATGTTAGCCACATTGATGGATCCTCAACAAGCATTACAATGGGTAAATTCACGTATAAAACCTTACGTTCCCGCGACCAGAATAACAGGGATCGCGGTTGGGAACGAGGTTTTTACTGGGGACGATATGTCCCTAGTTGACAACCTCGTTCCAGCTATGATTAGCATCCAAAAAGCCTTGGCTACTTTAGGTTTACAACAATATAATATTCAAGTTTCCACACCTTCTTCCTTAGCAGTTCTTGCTAATTCATATCCTCCATCCGAAGGGACGTTTACGCCggaacttacaacaataatgaCACAACTTTTACAGTTTCTTTCGGCTACGAAATCACCATTTTGGATCAATGCATACCCTTATTTTGCTTACAAAGATAGTCCTAGTAAAATATCAATAGACTATGCACTTTTCAACCCGAATTCAGGAATGATAGATCCTCATACTAATATGCATTATGACAACATGTTATATGCTCAAGTTGACGCGGTTATATTCGCGATGGCTCGGTTAGGTTTTGGTGGGATCGAGGTTCGAGTCTCCGAAACGGGTTGGCCATCTAAAGGTGATCCTGATGAAGTTGGTGCAACCTTTCAAAATGCAGCCATTTATAACCGGAATTTGTTGAAAAGGCAATTAAGTGGAGAAGGGACTCCTTTGAGGCCTAAAATGAGGCTAGAGATTTATTTGTTTGCTTTGTTTAATGAGGATATGAAGCCCGGCCCGACTTCAGAGAGGAACTACGGGTTGTATCAACCCGATATGACCATGGCTTACAATGTCGGGTTGTCGACTTTATTGACAAGCACCCCGTCGTCAGCATCCACCACGACATCGACATCTCCTTCCTCCATCTCCCTTACTTCCATGGCTAACAAGGTACGTACATAATTACTAATTAGATttctttatatatgttaattaactataacattttaattaactttctttaattattaatatgtgTAGTCCTTAATTTCATAATCTATGTATcaaatattatcatctttatatAATAAAGTTACGTACGCATAGTAAATTTGTTTATTATGCAAATAATATGCAAAGGTGGTGTACCTCCTACATtgaattagtttttatttatttttttttgagtataagaaaataaaacttgtGTATATTCCTAACATGATTAGTGgcaattaattaaaaggatacgagtatataattacTTTAAGTTATTATCGTATATTCTTTTGTGTCATAGTATTAATTTCCATCATTATGATCAGATTATATTGTTgacatctttgaaaacaaaacctttattttctttcatgGTGTCAATTATGTTAGTATCTTCAAGTAGAAAATGTTGCTTacatagttttatttttatatttctgAAGTCATAAGAAATCATTCCctactaattaattattataattataaaaacgtATGTATGTAGTAATTAAAAGATGGTGGACACAATTATGAAAAAGATAGTGGCCGGATTCAACCGTGCAAGTGTACAAATTACGAAACTGAAAATGTTTGcaaaatatttcaattatacattttaagatagttaattcatttaaatatttaaaagtataaagaaCATATACAACTTTGCAAATTGACATACTACTTTATACGTtgtaaagtaataataatagacATTAGTAACTAATTAGTCGATcaataattattgatttttttataaaaaaattgtaacaaATATATAGGTGCAAAGAAAGCAAAAGATCATAAGActaaatttaaggtaaattatAATGTACAGTAATGTCTAGGTAATTAGCTAGTTGGCCATATGGGAAATGTATAACAAAAGTATATACCTTTTAGGTTTtcctaaataaaaattaaatctatCTATAATTTTTAAGTGCGTTACGTTCATAATCATTTTTATCAGGATCCATAATATTAACGCACTTCAATCtgacattttcaaaaaaatatgcCATTCTCAGGAATTaaagtatattaattaattcacaacttgtacatatatatatatatatatatatatttatatatatatatactagaaaatACATCgtatttgtattttaataaaGCTATATACTTTGTGCTTTTCTTGGTGCTATATCGAATCCGATATGTATGTGAGCGCATATGTAGTGCATCTACTATATCtgtatacatataaacattccaaatttatatataataaaataaatattaatagcAATACGTCATTTTTttccttgttaatattttatattatcgACATTTGTCTTCGttatatgattaaataaatattctTGATAAATCTGATACGTCATCTTTATATAATATTGTCAATTTGTTCAACAGGTAGAAAGAATGGATCATCAACAACACCTAGTGTGTTGGATTTCTGTTTGCTTGGTGGCAATGGCCATTGGGACAATGCCATTTTAGGAAAGTTCAAAAGTCTCTTATTATGTACATACACTAGCTAAACGCTCGCTCGTTGGCCTTTTAAGCTCAAGATATCGATCATCCGCGTCGTTGATACGTGCCAAAAGCGCGCTAGCCTCTGTTGATCTACAAGACGGTCTCAATTCATTTGCGTACAAACTAATTATTTTTCGTGACAAGCAGGGATCAATGTCGCAGGAAAACTAATTAATTGGTAGTTGAGAAATTGTTACCAAATTCTTTAGTCAAAAAAGGGacattatattattagtatgatatatgattaattaattaatattgtatgtatatgtattgatGTAGTTTTTTCTATATCCTAATCTATTCAATGAGAAAAGTATTAGCAAGATATTGAGAAGGCTAGGTTCTTATTAATTTGTGATTGGATATACAAAGAAAGACTTTACTTTGGACGTGGAATCCATGACTGTTTGCATATAAAAATTAGTTAATATATTTAGCATAAAGTTTCCCGGCGATGAAAAGATTTTTACACACGTACATTTTGTCTTATCTGGTTTACAGATTAAGTAATTAAGATAAGGTGTGtgagtatatatatgttctGTATATATAGctattatgtacatatatatctaCCGTCCGCCTTTTTATACTTTAACTTCCGAATTAGAAACTGTACATATATAATAGCTAGCCATAAAGGCTATGATTAGCACAATTCCTAGCTTGTTAAGGTTAAATTAGAGGATTATATATAATGGCCGGATAGATACAAAATAAATGAGATCAATATAAAAGATGGTATTAAAAAATAGGAGATGAGAAAACAGATATGAGGATTGGAAGTGGTGTTATTACTACTTGATctgttatatgataaaataagAATATCGGTAAACCTTTTTGGGTTACTACTTGACCATAAATCCCTCCGCATGTTCTCTCTTTAACTTTTACTAGtagtactagtatatatatagtataaaatgTGGTACAAAGTGCACAAGAGATAATGTTGTATAAGCCACAAGATGaagaaaagtgtaaattaaagctGGGAAAAGTGTCAAAGTTATTATGGTACGTCTAAGATATATTGTAAATTTAAGAACACACAATTTCTATAACTGATCGTATATATGTGTCTCATATATGTACCGATGTGTATAAATCGTATTTCATATGTAAAAAACTATGcatgtattataaataaatacagtATATATTATATCCGTGTGTctcattttttaaaatggtaCGTAGTAAGGACAATTTCTATAGTCTACGTTATCTTAATCGGATCTAAACTATAACTAACAGAATGGATTcccaaggaaaaaaaaaactctcccAAAACGTGTCAACCAGGGAATAAACCCACGGCTGGGAGAAATTAAAGACCCCATGACTCAAGTAGGCCGGAATCACtatcgtgtgtgtgtgtgtgttagatTCAACTTGTAAAACAAAAAGTGATTGATATTGATCAAACAACTTTTGTTACGGTTGAATCTTGAATCTAGCTAATCAGCTTTATTCCCTCCGACACGTATAACCGTCAGCATTCATCACTGCCATCCTTTTCTTAAAGCACCTTTTTTTGAATTCTTTCTTACTTTTGAGGTTGCAACGCATGTATGTTTTGTCATAAAGAATCCATTTTACATTAAAGAATATTGCGTACAAAATACTTGTAACACCTTCTAAACAAAGACTTGCCGTGAGtatataattcatatatatatatatatatattgatagtaGTTAGTTTGAATAATATATATGCGTAGTGGCATATATACTTATCTAATTAACTCACCAACCCTTTCAAAATCATCCTGACATATATGACaatatttgaaatataaatcAACTAAGAAGAGGCAACGATAAAATGGAGTGAATGAAATCCACATGTCCTGACCATACGTTATTAGACAAAAATATTAGATTATTGTGCGGGtgtttaattgatttattaaaacttttaatattaatattgataaacaataaaatttagtttagtTAGCATGATACTAAcgtgttttttatatttatgtatacaaattagaaataaaaatatatagttgtttatatttatgatataaaaaaaggattagtttcttggaatgtaactatctttaaccgaatgtctatagtaggaaaaaactaaagttatgtgtattgtatgtaagcaacttgaaaaaatttgttataaacaAAATGGAACTTTAATCTTAATATCATGAGTTCTTTgatttttaatgtaatataattatGATGAAAAGGTCGTTCGTCTTGAATTAATTAGCTACTAAAATTTTACGAATTGTATAAAACTCAAGATATGCAAGTAAATAGATTTGAATAtcttatcaaattttaaaatttgtttagtatattgtcaaaataaatatgaagatgccacataggataaaatcctacaTGGCAATGTGTGGAGAATTCTTTTAATTGAAGAGGCTTTAGAATCGttcggttaactactgttttaatagatatatataggtaaatatatatatattgtcctTAGATAATCAATGTTACGAACAAGCCATGATCAAATGCTTCTATATACATGGTGCTGGCAATTTGAAGGATTTGTAGCcgttctaaaaagaaaaaaataaatttacccAAATATAATTGTAATAATTTACCCAAATATAGAATAAGGGATGAAATTgaaaagaaactttttaaaaaatgaggcagcaaacaaattaataatttaaacttttagttATCAAAATACATGGTGATAATACGATATCATATATCATAGTGAAAAACCCCGAGCTATTAAACGAACTCGCACGACTATTGGATTTTATATTTACGGCTAagctaataaatatataaatattaaaaatattttataatataaaatggtGGAAAGTGAAAACGTAAAATCCTTGAAAGATGAATGGTGGGGGAGCATGTGACTATCAACATCAAGCAAAGCTGCAAAGGTGTAGCTTGTTCAACTAGATCGATCCAGATATTTTTGTGACATACTATGATGGTATAGTGGTCTCCAGTGAACGCTCAATCAAATCAGAGACCAAAGCGAGTTTTTATCTTCGAgatctttttaaataaaaatattattgattATTGATATGTTAAATGAAGTTTATATTTacagttttattttaattccttTCAAACTCATAACTCACTTTGATACAAAATTTACTAATAtcatgaataatatatatagatttttggCTTATAAAGTCTTACTAATATCATTAACAACAATAGCAACCAACTCCATTTAGATGGGTTAATCAGAGATATTTTCTAAATTCATTATGTGAACCCCAAATGTGAGTTTTTCTCAAAATCACGGTTATATATTGTGTTCACAATCtcgtatatacatatatacatgtgaGTAAACAATCTCGTATATCATGGTTGTTCTTATTTGTCTTAAGTTT
The sequence above is drawn from the Erigeron canadensis isolate Cc75 chromosome 4, C_canadensis_v1, whole genome shotgun sequence genome and encodes:
- the LOC122598382 gene encoding glucan endo-1,3-beta-glucosidase 11, which produces MELSLGRSFIVQCFLGIILSLSGFGIVESLGINYGQVGNNLPPPDKVVELLKSLRVTKTRIYDTNPEILNAFSGSGVELIVTVENEMLATLMDPQQALQWVNSRIKPYVPATRITGIAVGNEVFTGDDMSLVDNLVPAMISIQKALATLGLQQYNIQVSTPSSLAVLANSYPPSEGTFTPELTTIMTQLLQFLSATKSPFWINAYPYFAYKDSPSKISIDYALFNPNSGMIDPHTNMHYDNMLYAQVDAVIFAMARLGFGGIEVRVSETGWPSKGDPDEVGATFQNAAIYNRNLLKRQLSGEGTPLRPKMRLEIYLFALFNEDMKPGPTSERNYGLYQPDMTMAYNVGLSTLLTSTPSSASTTTSTSPSSISLTSMANKVERMDHQQHLVCWISVCLVAMAIGTMPF